The window GGGTTGGATGACGGCTGCGTGGGACAAAACCGCTGCTCGCTATCGAACAGCAATGGATGTTTTATTTTATAACCGGTTTGCGGTGCCTTTTCATCCGCTTGCCGCAACACCGAAACTAAACATCCGACGCATGTCTGCAGCAAGTGAATAAAGTGAGATCTGCCTTGATGCTACAATAGGATTCGAGCGTGACACCGACCTAAGCCCACGCTCGCCCTTAGTCCATGGACTTTCGGCTACATTGAATTGAACGATCCAATGAAGCTTCCAATCGACGCCCCGAGACCATTGCCATGAGCTTTTCCTCAGGTATTCGCCTCAATTCTAACTTGTGCATTTATTTGCGCGCCTCTGCAGGCATGCGCAAGGACTTCACGGGGGCTTCGTTTGGCGGGAGTGAAGTCTGGATGAACCCGCTGCCGATGACTGCATCTGCCATCACGATTTTTGATCCACCGCTGCTCAGCTGGATAGTACGGCTCCGGCGCGAATTGCCTCAAACGTTTGTGTAAACTGGTGCATTCACAAAGTCCGCTGTGAAGCCAATACTCAACCAAGCGTTCTTGGTTCCAGTAATTAGAGTGCAGGCATCTCCGATGATAAACACGTTCTCTGCCACGACTACTGCATCACGATGCTCCAGTCGCCGGACGATGTTATCCTTTTGCCTGGCTGAAGATTAGTGGGTACCGCGATTGAAGAAGTCGCCATCAGAAACATGGACAACATAGCTCCAACCACGAAAAACACCCTCAATAAACCGGGCCTCCTGCGTCTTTGACTTGAAAGATTCAATTAGTCTCGACGGTGCACACAGCGCAATTTCAGAGAACAATAGGTGCGCTAATTGTCGTCAGCGTAGCCGTCACCAAAAGAACAAGTAAGATAAACGTCGCCTCCCACCTGATGGACCTTCGCAGCTTGCAGCGGGCTGCGGGATCACCACGTTGCAAAGCGGGGGTGAGCTGCATTTTGTTCCATGCAGCAAGAGTAATGATAGCTAAAAAACCGCCAAGCTTCAGCAGGAAAAACTGGCCGTAAGGTGTAGAGACCGCAGCAAGCATGTTGCCGGTCAAGAGCGAAAGAGTGATGCCGCCTGCGACGGTAAGACTGCCGACAACATAGATCGCTTTGCGGCCGAATTCATGGGCGAGCCTGCCCGCGTCATCCTTAGCGTCCATTCCGGTCACACGGTATAAGGGCATAAACGCACCGATCCAGAAGGCCAGCCCAAGCAGGTGCAAGGTGATCAGCACACCCAGCAGGAGCCGCGGTTCTTCCAAAGCATGCCCCCGCAGAGCAAATGACACAGCAACAAGGAGAGCTCCAAGACCCGCTGCGATCCGGCCCCGGCGGGCGGGAACAAGCACGGTAAGGATCAATGCAAGACCGATCATCCGGACAGCAACACTTATTCCCAAGGGGCTCTGCGCAACCATGCCGAGGATCATTGGATCTGTTGCTCCTTGCCATGTGCCACCCGTCAAAAAACTTGCTCGCAGTGGTATCCGAATGAGCGACAGGACAGCCGCGGCAAGAGCCAGCCATACGGTGAACCGTTTAAGCGCAGCAACCTCGGACGCCGGAAGAGCATGTAGGAAGATGCTGCATAAGACGGTACCCGCTGCTGTCAGGGAGGTCGCATAGACCAGCGCCTTAATGCAGATGGAAATCCATGTCAGGACATCGACAGAGGCTATCGCGCTCAGCATGACTGGTTACTCGGACACTTCAAAGCTGAACTCCCCTTGCATCGGGTGGCCGTCATCCGCCAACCCGCGCCACGCAACAGAATAGAGGCCTGTTGGCAAAACAGGAACGGCTGCGCTGAACTCTGAGACGGGTTGCATATTGTCCGTGCGGATCACCTCATGGGTCACGCTGTCCTGATCGGTAAGGGTAATCAGCGTGATGCGGATCGGCATGCTGAATTTCATTTCAATCGCTTCGGGCGAAGCCTCAAGGACGGCACCATTCACAGGCTGCGTCATCTCCTTTTTCGAATGTGCCGCTGCTTGTCCAATGCCAAATGTAATCGCGAAAAGTGCTGCACAGATTGTTGTGCGGTTCATACCTGATACTCCTTAATTGATTCCATTGGCGCGCTGGATCGCGCGGACGTATGTCGTGATGTTTGTTATATCAGAGGGTGTGATCCCCTCAACGGCTGGCATGTTCCCGAAGGCCCAGTGGTGCGCCCTGACACCATTCATCGCAGCCAGCTGGAACGACATGTCGCCGTGGTGGCCTGGCTCATAAATTTTGTGGATCAAGGGCGGCCCAAGGCCGTCCCGACCAGCGCCACTATTACCGTGACAAGCTGCGCATTTTGCGTTGAAGGCAGCCTCGCCCATCTGTTCTTGTGTGGTGAAACTTGCGGGCAGGATAACGTCGACCATCGCTGCACCTTCCGCTTTGTTCGCTTGCTCTGCGAATTCCTGAGGCTTCAGGAACATCCACCAACCCCCAACAATCAACAGACTGATCGCCACGATAAAACTCATTTTGCGCATCGTCATTTCTCCCTTTGTGCTGCCTCAGTGGCATCTGGGCCAGAGGCTCTGCCTCCAGCCCGGTTCCGGGTTCATTCAGCCATGATCGCGGCGATGGCATACATGCCGTCTTCGCCCTTGATCAGCATAAGAGTGACAGCATCCCCTTCCGCTACTTCACCCATCATCCTAGCATCCGGCAGCAGGGTCAGGTCCATCGTCATCGCGGGCCAACCGATGTCAGGGATAGGCTCATGGCTGACGTTGGCCGTGCCATCGCCAAAGCTGTTTACGACAGCTTTGGTATGCACAGCGCCTTCTATCTTCTCGTCGCTCATCGTCATGTTGGAATGGTCCATCGTGGAATGGTCCGTGCCGGAGTGGGTCATCTGTGCCATGGCAAGCGGTGCGTCGAGAGCCAGAACACAGAGTACAAGGGAGAGAGTTTTCATGATTAGTCCTTTAAGTTTGGGTTGATTATTCGGCGGGCATAGGTGCTGCGTCCCGCTCATCGGGGTGCAGCATGGCGCGGTTAACCCGTTTGAGGGAAAGCCGCTTCCAGATCACAAAGATCGATGGAATGACAAAAAGTGTAAGCAGGGTTGCAGTGGCCATGCCCCCCACCATCGGGGCGGCGATCCGTTGCATGATCTCCGAGCCGGTTCCAGTGCCGTACATAATGGGGATGAGGCCCGCGAAGATGGTAGCCACGGTCATTACCTTGGGCCGCACGCGTAACAGTGCGCCATCAAAAACAACCTCCTCTACATCCAACGGGGTCATCTCACGCCTTTCAGCAGCGACCTGTTTGCGGCGCTTGTCCCATGCAAGGTTGAGGTAAAGCAGCATGACAATCGCTGTCTCAACAGCCACACCCGCAAGGGCGATGAACCCCACCAGCACAGCCACGGAGATATCAAAGCTGAGATACCACAGGAACCAGACCCCCCCCGCCAGAGCAACAGGCAGCGCGGCAAGGATGATACCCACCTCGATCACACGGTTGAACGCCATGAACAGCATCAGCGTAATGATCAGCAGCGTCGCAGGTGCCACCAGTTTGAGCCGTTCCTGCATTCGCTCGATGTACTCATACTGGCCCGACCATGTGATCGAATAGCCTGAAGGCAGAACAACCTGCTCCGCCACAGCCGCACGCGCCTCCTCTACATAGCCGCCCAGATCACGGCCCGTGATGTCGATGAACACAAACCCCGTGCGGCGCGCATTCTCGGACCGGATCATGCCTGGGCCATCGACCACATTGATCTCGGCCAGTGTGCCCAGCGGGATATGCGCGCCCGACGGTGTGACCACAGGCAGGTTGCGCAGCCGCTCGGGGCTGTCGCGCCAATCCTGCGGATAGCGCAGATTGATCGGGAAACGTTCCAGCCCTTCGACGGATTCCGACACCTGCATGCCCCCGATGGCTGTCTGGACCACATCCTGAATGTCGCGCACGCTCATCATATATCGCGCAGCGGTCTCGCGGTCCGGGTTAATCTCGATGAACCGCCCGCCTATGGGCCGCTCAGCGTAGGCCGAGGTTGTGCCCTCGATCCCGCCTGCGATCCGCTCCACTTCGATGCCGATCTGTTCGATTACGCGCAGATCAGCGCCCGAAATCTTAACCCCCACAGGCGTTTTGATGCCCGTAGCCAGCATATCGATGCGGTTCTTGATCGGCTGAATCCAGACGTTCGTCACACCGGGAATTTGCACCACACGGTCCAGTTCTGCCCGGATGCCATCCATGGTCATCCCTTCGCGCCAGTCTACCTCGGGCTTGAGCTGGATCGTCGTCTCGATCATTGTGAGCGGTGCGGGGTCTGTCGCTGTATCAGCACGCCCCAGCTTGCCATGCACCGTCAGCACTTCGGGCACCGTAGCGATCAGGCGGTCGGTCTGTTGCAACACCTCACGCGCTTTGCCGATGGACACGCCAGGATAGAGTGATGGCATATAAAGGAAATCACCCTCGTTCAGCTCTGGCATAAATTCAGTTCCGATACGTTGCAGCGGCCACCACATGGAAGCGACCAGAATGCCAGCGAGCATCGTCGTGGCCCAAGGCCATGCGACAGCCGCGTCAAGG is drawn from Sulfitobacter sp. S223 and contains these coding sequences:
- a CDS encoding efflux RND transporter permease subunit encodes the protein MIAAIIRGSIANRIIILALAMMMAVTGIWAIRTTPVDAIPDLSDVQVIVRTPYAGQAPQVVEDQITYPIATAMLAVPGASDVRGFSFFGDSYVYVVFEDGTDLYWARTRVLEYLGQITANLPEGVSPQLGPDATGVGWIYQYALIDRTGGHDLAQLRTIQDWFLKYELQTVDGVSEVATIGGMVKQYQVVVDPNKLRAYDITLAQIQAAIQGANRETGGSVIEMGEAEFMVRSTGYVDEIADLAKAPLMVNARGAAITLGDVADIRLGPEMRRGVGELDGEGDAVGGVVILRWGGNALSTIKAVETRIDELRQSLPEGVEIVTTYNRAGVIERAIDNLQKKLTEEFIVVILVCAAFLLHVRSSLVILLSLPLGIFTAFIIMKLQGVNANIMSLGGIAIAIGAMVDAAIVMIEAMHRRLEKEALTNKNRWRIVTECCEEVGPALFFSLAIIAVSFLPVFVLESQEGRLFKPLAFTKTYAMAAAAILSITLVPVLMGYFVRGRIVPEHRNPLNRLVIFIYRPFLDAAVAWPWATTMLAGILVASMWWPLQRIGTEFMPELNEGDFLYMPSLYPGVSIGKAREVLQQTDRLIATVPEVLTVHGKLGRADTATDPAPLTMIETTIQLKPEVDWREGMTMDGIRAELDRVVQIPGVTNVWIQPIKNRIDMLATGIKTPVGVKISGADLRVIEQIGIEVERIAGGIEGTTSAYAERPIGGRFIEINPDRETAARYMMSVRDIQDVVQTAIGGMQVSESVEGLERFPINLRYPQDWRDSPERLRNLPVVTPSGAHIPLGTLAEINVVDGPGMIRSENARRTGFVFIDITGRDLGGYVEEARAAVAEQVVLPSGYSITWSGQYEYIERMQERLKLVAPATLLIITLMLFMAFNRVIEVGIILAALPVALAGGVWFLWYLSFDISVAVLVGFIALAGVAVETAIVMLLYLNLAWDKRRKQVAAERREMTPLDVEEVVFDGALLRVRPKVMTVATIFAGLIPIMYGTGTGSEIMQRIAAPMVGGMATATLLTLFVIPSIFVIWKRLSLKRVNRAMLHPDERDAAPMPAE
- a CDS encoding cytochrome c, which gives rise to MRKMSFIVAISLLIVGGWWMFLKPQEFAEQANKAEGAAMVDVILPASFTTQEQMGEAAFNAKCAACHGNSGAGRDGLGPPLIHKIYEPGHHGDMSFQLAAMNGVRAHHWAFGNMPAVEGITPSDITNITTYVRAIQRANGIN
- a CDS encoding copper resistance D family protein; this translates as MLSAIASVDVLTWISICIKALVYATSLTAAGTVLCSIFLHALPASEVAALKRFTVWLALAAAVLSLIRIPLRASFLTGGTWQGATDPMILGMVAQSPLGISVAVRMIGLALILTVLVPARRGRIAAGLGALLVAVSFALRGHALEEPRLLLGVLITLHLLGLAFWIGAFMPLYRVTGMDAKDDAGRLAHEFGRKAIYVVGSLTVAGGITLSLLTGNMLAAVSTPYGQFFLLKLGGFLAIITLAAWNKMQLTPALQRGDPAARCKLRRSIRWEATFILLVLLVTATLTTISAPIVL
- a CDS encoding copper-binding protein, with protein sequence MKTLSLVLCVLALDAPLAMAQMTHSGTDHSTMDHSNMTMSDEKIEGAVHTKAVVNSFGDGTANVSHEPIPDIGWPAMTMDLTLLPDARMMGEVAEGDAVTLMLIKGEDGMYAIAAIMAE
- a CDS encoding copper resistance CopC family protein, whose protein sequence is MNRTTICAALFAITFGIGQAAAHSKKEMTQPVNGAVLEASPEAIEMKFSMPIRITLITLTDQDSVTHEVIRTDNMQPVSEFSAAVPVLPTGLYSVAWRGLADDGHPMQGEFSFEVSE